A single genomic interval of Streptomyces sp. BA2 harbors:
- a CDS encoding MbtH family protein, protein MSNPFENPDGTFLVLVNNEGQHSLWPSFAEVPAGWTVALGQSDRQTCLAYVEKHWTDMRPLSLVRR, encoded by the coding sequence ATGAGCAACCCCTTCGAGAACCCCGACGGCACCTTCCTGGTGCTCGTCAACAACGAGGGCCAGCACTCGCTGTGGCCCTCGTTCGCCGAGGTGCCCGCGGGCTGGACGGTCGCGCTCGGCCAGAGCGACCGCCAGACCTGCCTCGCCTACGTCGAGAAACACTGGACCGATATGCGCCCGCTGAGCCTCGTGCGCCGATAG
- a CDS encoding acyl carrier protein — MISKDDLRAILTENAGLGPPEELTDDAELVIDSFTLVVLQHVLEERHGVVIEPQFDDMAQFTSIDGIHTYVTRVVQEH, encoded by the coding sequence ATGATCTCGAAAGACGACCTCAGGGCGATATTGACCGAGAACGCGGGACTCGGGCCGCCCGAGGAACTGACCGACGACGCCGAGCTGGTGATCGACTCCTTCACCCTGGTGGTCCTTCAACACGTGCTGGAGGAGCGGCACGGCGTGGTCATCGAGCCGCAGTTCGACGACATGGCCCAATTCACCTCGATCGACGGCATACACACCTATGTGACCAGGGTCGTGCAGGAGCACTGA